The Hevea brasiliensis isolate MT/VB/25A 57/8 chromosome 1, ASM3005281v1, whole genome shotgun sequence genome has a window encoding:
- the LOC110649141 gene encoding protein ALTERED PHOSPHATE STARVATION RESPONSE 1 — MGCTQSKIENEEAVSRCKDRKKFMKDAVAARNAFASAHFACAITLKNTGAALSDYTHGEVAHRSSSMPAHAAPTVAPSSSSVDTLPPPPPPLPNFQTSAAPPPLPLQRAASMPEMMIQKPESKSVGPTIMEDEEMEFDTPDNEKLIRKRSSSSKRGSGSNRGAVQENHQRQHHMEQGAEQPQPSQQWKEEVIRGPTVHQGSSWSDYFFAPVESMPGPTLAEPLEVDELGRREFEEKANKVPQEEQEENPVLVVEEKVEKAVEVPVPVPVPAVEKKVVKKGGGEMGRRVGKPMNLMVIFAELDDHFLKASESAHDVSKMLEATRLHYHSNFADNRGHIDHSKRVMRVITWNRSFKGMPSFDDGKDDVDTDEHETHATVLDKMLAWEKKLYDEVKAGEIMKFDYQRKVALLSKQKKRGGNSESLEKLKAAVSHLHTRYIVDMQSMDSTVAEINRLRDEQLYPKLVQLVNGMAMMWDTMRFHHEAQLKLVSALRSLDISQSPKETSEYHYDRTCQLCSIVRDWHTNFCKLIDFQKEYIKALNSWLKLNLIPIESNLKEKVSSPPRVQNPPIHALLIAWHDDLEKLPDEVARSAISNFAAVLQSIMNHQEDEMKMREKCEATRKELDRKTRQFEEWKKKHMIGFANNESDPDGAEDNPHRDAMVERQFILDSLSKQLEEEEEACQKLSVQVRDKSLTSLKTLLPELFRAMTDIAQACTDMYSNLRSIAQHQN, encoded by the exons ATGGGCTGTACCCAGTCCAAGATCGAGAACGAAGAAGCCGTTTCTCGCTGCAAAGACCGCAAAAAATTCATGAAAGATGCCGTCGCCGCCCGCAACGCCTTCGCCTCCGCTCACTTCGCCTGCGCTATAACTTTAAAGAACACCGGTGCCGCCCTCAGTGACTACACCCATGGAGAGGTCGCACACCGCTCCTCCTCTATGCCTGCTCACGCCGCCCCTACAGTCGCCCCTTCTTCTTCCTCTGTCGACACGCTCCCTCCTCCACCTCCGCCACTCCCTAACTTTCAGACGTCGGCAGCTCCTCCTCCGCTTCCGCTTCAGCGCGCCGCGAGCATGCCGGAGATGATGATCCAGAAGCCTGAATCGAAATCGGTGGGGCCCACGATAATGGAAGACGAGGAGATGGAATTTGATACTCCTGATAATGAGAAATTGATAAGGAAGCGAAGTAGTAGTAGTAAAAGAGGCAGTGGCAGTAACAGAGGAGCTGTGCAAGAGAATCATCAACGTCAACATCACATGGAGCAGGGCGCAGAACAGCCACAGCCATCGCAGCAGTGGAAAGAGGAGGTGATTCGGGGCCCGACGGTGCATCAGGGATCGTCTTGGAGTGATTACTTTTTTGCGCCGGTGGAGAGTATGCCGGGGCCTACTTTGGCAGAACCGTTGGAGGTGGACGAATTGGGGCGGAGGGAGTTTGAGGAAAAGGCCAATAAAGTGCCACAAGAAGAGCAGGAGGAGAATCCGGTGTTGGTGGTTGAGGAAAAGGTGGAGAAGGCGGTCGAGGTGCCAGTGCCAGTGCCAGTACCGGCAGTGGAGAAGAAGGTAGTGAAAAAGGGCGGTGGAGAAATGGGGAGGAGGGTGGGAAAACCGATGAATTTGATGGTCATATTTGCTGAGCTTGATGATCATTTCTTGAAGGCTTCTGAGAGTGCCCATGATGTTTCCAAGATGTTGGAGGCCACACGGTTGCATTATCACTCTAATTTTGCTGATAATCGAG GACATATTGACCACTCTAAAAGAGTGATGCGTGTTATTACATGGAATCGGTCATTTAAAGGAATGCCTAGTTTTGATGATGGTAAGGATGATGTCGACACAGATGAGCATGAAACTCATGCTACTGTATTGGATAAGATGCTAGCTTGGGAAAAGAAGCTTTATGATGAAGTCAAA GCAggtgaaattatgaaatttgacTATCAAAGGAAGGTTGCTTTACTGAGTAAGCAGAAGAAACGGGGTGGTAACTCTGAGTCATTGGAGAAATTAAAAGCAGCTGTAAGCCATCTGCATACAAGATACATTGTAGACATGCAATCAATGGACTCGACAGTTGCAGAGATAAACCGTTTGCGAGATGAACAATTATATCCAAAACTTGTTCAGCTTGTGAATGG GATGGCCATGATGTGGGATACCATGCGATTTCACCACGAGGCCCAGTTGAAGCTTGTATCTGCCCTGAGATCTTTGGATATTTCTCAGTCCCCCAAGGAAACTAGTGAATATCATTATGATCGCACTTGTCAGCTATGTTCGATTGTAAGAGATtggcatacaaatttttgtaaacTTATAGACTTTCAGAAAGAGTACATAAAGGCACTCAACAGTTGGTTAAAACTAAACCTCATTCCTATTGAAAGCAATTTGAAAGAAAAGGTTTCTTCTCCGCCAAGGGTTCAGAATCCTCCAATTCATGCGCTTCTTATAGCTTGGCATGATGATTTGGAAAAACTTCCAGATGAGGTTGCAAGAAGTGCAATTAGTAATTTTGCTGCTGTATTGCAGAGCATCATGAATCATCAAGAAGATGAGATGAAGATGAGAGAAAAATGCGAGGCCACGCGAAAGGAGCTCGACCGAAAGACCAGGCAATTTGAAGAATGGAAGAAAAAGCATATGATAGGGTTTGCAAATAATGAATCTGATCCTGATGGGGCAGAAGACAATCCCCACAGGGATGCTATGGTAGAGAGACAGTTTATCTTGGATTCACTGAGCAAGCAGttggaagaagaagaggaagcatGCCAAAAGCTTAGTGTACAGGTGAGGGACAAGTCTTTGACTAGTCTCAAAACTCTCTTGCCAGAGCTCTTTAGAGCGATGACTGATATTGCCCAAGCTTGTACAGACATGTACAGTAACTTGAGGTCAATAGCGCAACACCAAAATTAA
- the LOC110649136 gene encoding uncharacterized protein LOC110649136 yields MDFSKLERQPPHYYAPIPCQHDRNYNVLPFCRPTIRRPLWRIIITTVFFLLLAALLFLFWPSDPSLKIVRLHLNKLHVHTLPVISIDVSLHLTVKVRNVDVYSMDFRHIDVALKYRGKRLGKVRSGQGHVRALKSSCVDAVMEFSGVRILSDVMSLLEDLARGKVPLDTATVFTGKLGLLFFEYPLKAKMSCQLLVNTNNQSILHQNCFSENK; encoded by the exons ATGGATTTTTCCAAACTTGAACGGCAACCTCCTCACTACTACGCTCCTATACCATGTCAACACGATCGAAACTACAACGTTTTACCCTTTTGCCGCCCAACCATCCGCCGTCCTCTTTGGCGCATAATCATCACCACCGTCTTTTTCCTCCTCCTGGCTGCTCTCCTCTTCCTCTTCTGGCCCTCCGATCCGTCCCTCAAGATCGTCCGGTTGCATCTAAACAAATTACACGTCCACACCTTGCCCGTAATCAGCATTGACGTATCACTGCACCTCACTGTAAAAGTACGTAATGTGGATGTGTACTCCATGGATTTTAGGCACATCGATGTGGCTCTCAAGTATAGAGGGAAGAGGCTGGGGAAGGTAAGATCAGGGCAAGGGCACGTGAGAGCCCTAAAATCATCCTGCGTAGATGCTGTGATGGAGTTCAGTGGGGTCAGGATTCTGTCTGACGTGATGTCCTTGCTTGAGGACTTGGCTAGGGGCAAGGTGCCCTTGGATACTGCTACAGTGTTCACTGGCAAGCTTGGTTTGTTGTTCTTTGAGTACCCTTTGAAG GCAAAAATGTCATGTCAACTTTTGGTGAACACAAACAACCAGTCAatacttcatcaaaattgtttctCTGAG AATAAGTAG
- the LOC110649135 gene encoding ras-related protein RHN1, with protein MTRPGNRIIQAKLVLLGDMGTGKTSLVLRFIKGQFFDNQEPTIGAAFFTQILSLAEATVKFDIWDTAGQERYHSLAPMYYRGAAAAIIMYDISSMDTFIRAKKWVQELQRQGNLNMVMALVANKSDLDSKREVQNEEGEQFAQENGMFFTETSAKTAYNINELFYEIAKRLARAHPPKPAGVNLNNETQSRTRKLFCCTG; from the exons ATGACTAGGCCTGGCAACAGGATCATACAAGCCAAGCTG GTGCTTCTGGGGGACATGGGAACTGGGAAAACCAGTTTGGTATTAAGATTCATCAAGGGCCAGTTCTTCGATAACCAG GAACCAACTATAGGAGCAGCTTTTTTCACACAGATATTATCATTAGCTGAAGCAACTGTGAAGTTTGATATATGGGACACAGCGGGACAAGAAAGATATCATAGCTTGGCTCCAATGTATTATCGTGGCGCAGCAGCAGCAATAATAATGTATGATATCTCAAGCATG GATACATTCATTAGAGCCAAAAAATGGGTTCAAGAACTGCAAAGACAAG GAAATCTTAATATGGTTATGGCATTGGTGGCAAACAAATCTGATCTAGATTCTAAGAGAGAGGTGCAGAATGAG GAGGGCGAGCAATTTGCTCAAGAGAATGGAATGTTCTTCACAGAAACATCTGCAAAAACTGCTTACAATATCAATGAGCTTTTTTATGAAATAG CAAAGAGATTGGCAAGAGCTCACCCTCCTAAACCTGCTGGAGTGAATCTAAACAATGAAACGCAAAGTAGAACAAGAAAACTATTTTGTTGCACTGGGTGA
- the LOC110649143 gene encoding uncharacterized protein LOC110649143 — protein MDNKQIFVLLLLSCFLSFSTAQSPEASPSPSLGSPHFPSKDFFSSSTANAPLPPVDPTLEKICSVTENPHKCISIIAPYTSGPTDAVSILNMIIEAIYKQVERAITISDKATQNPSQSSVISSCLDKCVESYNKVIDDLGKAMAASSSHDISAVNTMLSAAISNFGLCDEAFHKNGLADSPMKEIDESLIELAGFGVDISKKLIRKSN, from the coding sequence ATGGACAACAAGCAAATCTTTGTTCtgcttttgctttcttgttttctGTCATTCTCCACTGCCCAATCTCCTGAGGCTTCCCCATCTCCCTCCCTTGGATCCCCACATTTTCCATCCAAggatttcttttcctcttctaCCGCAAACGCGCCACTGCCACCCGTTGATCCTACCCTTGAAAAGATATGTTCGGTTACAGAAAACCCTCACAAATGTATCTCCATTATTGCTCCATACACATCTGGTCCTACAGATGCTGTTTCGATCTTGAACATGATCATAGAAGCTATCTATAAACAGGTAGAGAGGGCCATCACCATTTCTGACAAAGCGACCCAGAATCCTTCCCAATCGTCTGTAATTTCTAGCTgccttgataaatgtgttgaatcTTATAATAAGGTCATTGATGATCTTGGAAAAGCTATGGCTGCTTCTTCTTCTCACGATATTAGCGCAGTCAATACTATGCTTAGTGCTGCAATTTCCAATTTCGGTCTCTGCGATGAAGCTTTCCATAAGAATGGCTTAGCTGACTCGCCAATGAAAGAGATTGATGAGAGCTTGATAGAGTTGGCTGGATTTGGGGTTGACATTTCTAAAAAACTAATCCGAAAGTCTAATTAA